The sequence CAGTCCGCAGCCGGGGTCGCTCTGCCCCACGGTCTTCTCCGCGCGCAGGTACGCGGCGAGCACGCTCGCCGGTATCCCCTGGGCCCCTTCCGCGGGCCCGGTCAAGGCCTGTTCCGCGCCGGCGGTCTCGGGGGCCGTCGGTGCCTGCGCCGGTGGCTGTGGCTGCGGCTGTCCCTCGTCCGGCAGCAGGACGTCGGGTGGCCGCGGGCTCACCAGTGGCGGGAGTTCGGTGAAGTAGGCGGAATCGCCGCCTGCCGTGTCCGCGGCGCGCGGCGGCTGCGCGAGATTCTCCCCGGCGACGGAGAGCCGGTCGGTGCTCCCGTCCGCCGGCGCCTGGGACGCGGTCACGGCCGCGACCACCAGAGCGGAGACCAGGGCGGCCGTCGTTCCCCTGCGCAGCCTGCGTCCGAATATTCGAGCCGACATGAGTCGGAACCCCTCCCCCTCGACGTCCGCGTGACCCTACGTCAACTCCCTGCACACAGCACGCAAGGTGCCCGGGATTTCACCGGATCCCCACGTCCCGGGGCAGCTCACGCATACTGTCTGGACCCTTCGGGAGCATTGGCCCGAAGTAAGGGAAGCTCACAGGAACACGCAGGAGAGGTGCCATGCCGTTCACTCTCAGCCACGCGGCCGCCGTACTTCCGGCCATCCGTCGGACCGGGCGTGCGCGGGGCCCCCTCGTCGCCTCGGCGCTCGTCCTCGGGTCGTTCGCGCCGGACACCTTCTACTTCACGGACGCGGTCGTCGAAGGCGTCCTGACGTACGGGGCCTTCACGCACTCGCTGCCGGGGATCTTCACCCTGGACGCCGTGCTGACCGCCGTCCTCGTGGGGTTCTGGCTCCTCCTGCGCGAGCCGCTGATCGCGCTCCTGCCGCGCGACTGGCGTGGCCGGGTGTACGCCTTCGTGCGGGGCGAGGTGTGGCGCGAGCGGTCCCGACCGGCGGCGCTGCTCTGCTGGTTCTACGTCTCGGCGGTCGTCGGGTCCCTCACCCACGTGGGGTGGGACAGCTTCACGCACAACGACCGCTGGGGCACGAACGCGCTGCCCGATCTCGTCGAGCCGCTCGCCTACGGGCTGCCGGGCTACTCCTTCCTCCAGTACGGCACTTCGGCGGTCGCCGCGTGCGCCCTGCTCTGGTTCACGGTGACCGCCCTGCGACGGCTGCCGGCCCTCCCGGCTCCCGCGTCCGTGCCGGTGCTCTCCCGCGCGGAGCTCTGGGGTGCGCTCGCCCTGCTCGTGGTGTGCGTGGCGGCCGGGGCCACCCGGCGCGTGTTCCGCTTCTTCGACTTCTTCGACCGGATCCGTACGCCGCTCGACATCATCCCGACCATCTGTTTCGGCGCGGGCGGCGGACTGATCGTGGCGTTGCTGGTGTACGGGGTCCTGGTGCGGGTGCGGCACCGGCGCGACCGGACCGGGCGCCCTGCGGACGAGGAGACACGGACGCCCGTCCCCACCACCTGAGCGGTCGGAACGGGCGCCGGGTCCGTCGTACGGCGATCAGTGCGCGGCGGACTCCCAGTCCGGGCCGACGCCCACCGACACGTCCAGCGCGGCCCGCAGCTCGACGGCTGCGCCCATCTCGCGCCGCACCAGTTCCTCGACCTGCTCGCGCTCGCCCGGGGCGATCTCCAGCACGATTTCGTCGTGGACCTGGAGCAGCATCCGCGAGCGCAGGCCGGCCTCGGCGATCGCCTTGTCCACGCGCAGCATCGCGACCTTGACGATGTCGGCGGCGGTGCCCTGGATGGGGGCGTTCAGCGCCATCCGCTCGGCGGCCTCGCGGCGCTGGCGGTTGTCGCTGTTGAGGTCGGGCAGGTACCGGCGGCGGCCGAAGATCGTCGCCGTGTATCCGGTGGCGCGGGCCTCGTCGACGACCCGGCCGAGGTAGTCCCGGACCCCGCCGAACCGCTCGAAGAAGGTCTCCATCAGGCCGCGCGCCTCGGCGGGCTCGATGTTCAGCTGCTGGGCGAGACCGAACGCGGAGAGTCCGTAGGCCAGTCCGTAGGACATGGCCTTGATCTTGCGGCGCATCTCGGCGTCGACCGCGGACCGCTCCACGCCGAACACCTGGGAGGCGACGGTGGTGTGCAGGTCCTCGCCGGTCGCGAAGGCCTCGATCAGACCCTCGTCCTCGGAGAGGTGGGCCATGACGCGCAGCTCGATCTGGCTGTAGTCGGCGGTCATGAGGGACTCGTAGCCCTCGCCGACGACGAAGCCGCGGCGGATGGCGCGACCCTCGTCGGTACGCACCGGCACGTTCTGCAGGTTGGGGTCGGTGGAGGACAGTCGGCCGGTCGCGGCGACGGTCTGGCTGAAGCTGGTGTGCACCCGGCCGTCGGCGGCGATGGTCTTGACCAGGCCCTCGACGGTGACGCGCAGCTTGGCCTGCTCCCGGTGCCGCAGCATGATCACCGGGAGTTCGTGGTCGGTCTGCGTGGCCAGCCAGGCCAGCGCGTCCGCGTCCGTGGTGTAACCGGTCTTGGTCTTCTTCGTCTTCGGCA comes from Streptomyces virginiae and encodes:
- a CDS encoding DUF4184 family protein, whose product is MPFTLSHAAAVLPAIRRTGRARGPLVASALVLGSFAPDTFYFTDAVVEGVLTYGAFTHSLPGIFTLDAVLTAVLVGFWLLLREPLIALLPRDWRGRVYAFVRGEVWRERSRPAALLCWFYVSAVVGSLTHVGWDSFTHNDRWGTNALPDLVEPLAYGLPGYSFLQYGTSAVAACALLWFTVTALRRLPALPAPASVPVLSRAELWGALALLVVCVAAGATRRVFRFFDFFDRIRTPLDIIPTICFGAGGGLIVALLVYGVLVRVRHRRDRTGRPADEETRTPVPTT